A stretch of Treponema vincentii F0403 DNA encodes these proteins:
- a CDS encoding DUF4145 domain-containing protein yields the protein MEKIELEKCLNINTNAIAWKCPHCNSFSTLNSNDIEISNNFHELKEHCGYNLQTKFVFCPNPECKKYTIYVSVYKAQKILVPPHAYIKNIECIDGKMYYPDKKIRKFPDYIPEVISNDYKEACLIADLSPKASATISRRCLQGIIRDFWKVKPDNLNKEIDQIKDKIDRLTYNAIDSVRKIGNIGAHMEKDINLIIDVDKNESFLLINLLEILVDNWYIARHEKEERLAKIKTIADDKDKMKKA from the coding sequence ATGGAAAAAATAGAATTAGAAAAATGTTTAAATATTAATACAAATGCTATTGCTTGGAAATGCCCACATTGTAATTCTTTTTCAACATTGAATAGCAATGATATCGAGATATCAAATAATTTTCATGAGCTAAAAGAACATTGTGGATATAATCTACAAACAAAATTTGTATTTTGCCCTAATCCTGAATGTAAAAAATATACAATTTATGTTTCAGTGTATAAAGCTCAAAAAATCCTTGTTCCTCCTCACGCTTATATAAAAAATATTGAATGTATAGACGGAAAAATGTATTATCCTGACAAAAAAATTAGAAAATTTCCGGATTACATTCCAGAAGTAATTTCAAATGATTATAAAGAAGCTTGTTTAATAGCTGATTTAAGCCCTAAAGCTTCTGCAACAATCTCAAGAAGATGTTTGCAGGGAATAATAAGAGACTTTTGGAAAGTAAAACCTGATAACTTAAATAAAGAAATAGACCAAATAAAAGACAAAATTGATAGATTAACTTATAATGCAATAGATTCTGTTAGAAAAATAGGTAATATTGGTGCTCATATGGAAAAAGATATCAATTTAATTATTGATGTTGATAAAAATGAATCTTTTTTGTTAATAAATCTTCTTGAAATATTAGTTGATAATTGGTATATAGCAAGACATGAGAAAGAGGAAAGATTAGCAAAAATTAAAACAATTGCTGATGACAAAGATAAAATGAAAAAAGCATAA
- a CDS encoding PIN domain-containing protein — MKNGQGKNYIVSKIFIDTNILVYTLDSKDSYKQAKARKIIEKVVNLHQPVISTQVLKEFYVVATTKLKADRIIVKNIIHNFCNMEIVQNDLELIEQAIDISVILQLSFWDSLIVAAAEKAKCECIISEDLNPGQTYRGVMVINPFKEESF; from the coding sequence ATGAAAAATGGACAAGGGAAGAATTATATCGTGTCTAAAATATTTATTGATACAAACATACTTGTTTATACCCTTGACTCAAAAGATTCATATAAGCAAGCAAAAGCTCGAAAAATAATAGAGAAAGTTGTAAATTTACATCAGCCGGTAATATCAACACAAGTACTTAAAGAATTCTATGTAGTTGCAACAACAAAATTAAAGGCAGATCGAATAATTGTTAAAAATATTATACACAATTTTTGCAATATGGAAATTGTTCAAAATGACTTAGAGTTGATAGAACAAGCAATAGATATTAGTGTAATTTTACAATTATCATTTTGGGATTCATTGATAGTAGCTGCTGCTGAGAAAGCAAAATGTGAATGCATTATTTCTGAAGATTTAAACCCGGGGCAGACATATCGTGGAGTAATGGTAATCAATCCATTTAAGGAAGAGTCTTTCTAA
- a CDS encoding type II toxin-antitoxin system RelE/ParE family toxin: protein MEVEKKIQADFFKTEQNNEPVRDFLKALSPEDKKSVGADIMAVEMLWPIGYPMVRKLDTDLWEVRTGISDKRICRIMFTVSGNTMILLHAFVKKTQKTPKEDMELGKKRRNLVLGGQK from the coding sequence ATGGAAGTCGAAAAGAAAATACAAGCAGATTTTTTCAAAACAGAGCAAAATAATGAACCTGTACGAGATTTCCTGAAGGCTTTATCTCCAGAAGATAAAAAATCTGTCGGTGCGGATATTATGGCAGTAGAAATGTTGTGGCCGATTGGTTATCCAATGGTTAGAAAACTCGACACTGATTTATGGGAAGTAAGAACTGGTATTTCCGACAAAAGGATTTGCAGAATCATGTTCACTGTAAGCGGAAATACGATGATATTGCTCCATGCATTTGTAAAAAAGACACAGAAAACTCCAAAAGAAGATATGGAGTTGGGAAAGAAAAGAAGAAACTTGGTTTTAGGAGGTCAAAAATGA
- a CDS encoding DNA methyltransferase, translating to MNQRQQAKAAKKFIENWIGHGYEKGETQKFWIDLLTTVFGVENIAQFIFFEEQVKDTIQNKTVTNFIDAYIPSTRVMIEQKSSYKNLREPIKQSDGSLLTPFQQAKKYVADLPLSLHPKWIVTCNFDEFLIYDMENPNSEPQQVFLKDLQKDFYRLQFLVDTKTENIKREEEISLKAGILVGKLYNALYKEYIAPDEKSLRSLNILCVRIVFCLYAEDAGIFATKTSFEDYIKSFNLPHLRKAMIELFKGLDTNIEDRDKYDESLKPFPYVNGGLFKDEQIEIPNFTEEIVDVIVNHCAPFNWSEISPTIFGAVFESTLNPETRRKGGMHYTSIANIHKVIDPLFMDGLKLEFTNIMGIGPDEINFDKAYAAMSQKQKKEIQAFQEKLSTLTFLDPACGSGNFLTESYLSLRRLENCCIRLLSGGQTLMGDLYDPIQVTIKQFHGIEINDFAVTVAKTALWIAECQMMKETEKIVNKDIDFLPLTTNAFIVEGNALLMDWSTLKLSRENSQPTDGLFSGFTTETDGTVHRYDYIMGNPPFVGKKEQSKMQKEELVSLFPKTLKGVGNLDYVSCWYAKAIALIKDTQTKCAFVSTNSITQGEQVPTLWKYLSEQGLSIDFAWRTFRSLKCSS from the coding sequence ATGAATCAGAGGCAACAGGCAAAAGCTGCCAAAAAATTTATAGAAAACTGGATAGGGCACGGATACGAAAAGGGTGAAACTCAGAAATTCTGGATAGATTTGCTCACAACCGTGTTCGGCGTGGAAAATATCGCTCAATTCATATTTTTTGAAGAGCAAGTAAAAGATACAATTCAAAACAAAACGGTCACAAACTTTATAGACGCGTATATTCCTTCTACTCGTGTAATGATTGAACAGAAATCGAGTTACAAGAACTTACGCGAGCCAATCAAACAGAGTGACGGCTCTCTTTTAACCCCGTTTCAACAGGCAAAGAAATATGTTGCCGATTTACCATTAAGCCTGCACCCCAAGTGGATTGTCACTTGTAATTTTGATGAGTTTTTAATCTACGATATGGAAAACCCCAACAGCGAGCCTCAACAGGTTTTCTTAAAAGATTTGCAAAAAGACTTTTACCGTCTACAGTTCCTTGTGGATACAAAAACTGAAAATATCAAGCGAGAAGAAGAAATCAGCTTAAAGGCAGGGATACTGGTCGGCAAATTATACAATGCTCTCTACAAAGAGTATATTGCCCCCGACGAAAAAAGTCTCCGTTCGCTCAATATTCTTTGTGTCAGAATCGTGTTCTGTTTATACGCAGAGGACGCAGGCATTTTTGCTACGAAAACCAGCTTTGAAGATTATATAAAAAGTTTCAATCTTCCGCATCTTCGCAAGGCGATGATTGAGTTGTTCAAGGGTTTAGACACCAACATTGAAGACAGAGATAAATACGATGAGAGTCTGAAACCGTTCCCTTATGTGAATGGCGGTTTGTTTAAAGACGAGCAGATTGAGATTCCAAACTTTACAGAGGAGATTGTCGATGTAATTGTAAACCACTGTGCACCGTTCAACTGGTCGGAAATCAGTCCTACGATTTTCGGTGCGGTTTTTGAAAGCACGTTGAACCCCGAAACAAGGCGTAAGGGCGGAATGCATTACACGAGCATCGCGAACATTCACAAGGTAATTGACCCGCTTTTTATGGACGGCTTAAAGCTTGAGTTTACGAACATCATGGGGATAGGCCCTGATGAAATAAACTTTGACAAGGCTTATGCCGCTATGAGCCAAAAGCAGAAAAAAGAAATCCAAGCCTTTCAAGAAAAACTCAGTACCCTTACATTCCTTGATCCTGCCTGCGGAAGCGGAAATTTTTTGACCGAAAGCTATCTTTCTCTCCGTCGCCTTGAAAACTGCTGCATCCGTCTTTTGAGCGGCGGACAGACCCTTATGGGCGACCTGTATGACCCGATACAAGTGACGATAAAACAGTTCCATGGTATCGAGATAAACGATTTTGCCGTTACCGTCGCAAAGACTGCACTTTGGATTGCCGAATGTCAGATGATGAAGGAAACTGAAAAGATTGTAAACAAGGATATCGACTTTCTGCCGCTCACTACAAATGCTTTTATTGTGGAAGGTAACGCCCTGCTTATGGACTGGAGCACTTTAAAACTGTCTCGTGAAAATAGCCAGCCGACTGACGGATTGTTTAGCGGATTCACGACGGAAACGGATGGAACAGTGCACCGCTACGACTATATCATGGGAAATCCGCCGTTCGTAGGGAAAAAGGAGCAGTCTAAAATGCAGAAAGAGGAACTTGTTTCTCTGTTTCCCAAAACACTCAAGGGAGTAGGTAATCTTGACTATGTTTCGTGTTGGTATGCAAAGGCGATTGCGCTTATAAAGGACACACAGACAAAATGTGCGTTTGTTTCTACGAATTCAATCACGCAAGGTGAGCAAGTTCCGACTTTATGGAAATACCTTTCAGAGCAGGGACTTTCGATAGATTTTGCGTGGCGTACTTTCCGTTCCTTAAAATGCAGCAGTTGA
- a CDS encoding helix-turn-helix domain-containing protein, translating to MNNAYVGSSFNDFLEEEGIATDVQNEAIKRLISYNLLEEMQKQNINKTEMAKKMSTSRAALDRLLNPYNDSVTLATLTKAANVLGKKLVLQLQ from the coding sequence ATGAATAATGCTTATGTAGGAAGTTCCTTTAATGATTTTCTCGAAGAAGAGGGTATTGCCACAGATGTACAGAACGAGGCAATTAAGCGGTTGATTTCATATAATTTACTAGAAGAAATGCAGAAACAAAATATCAATAAAACTGAAATGGCTAAGAAAATGTCTACGTCTCGCGCTGCATTGGATAGGCTTCTAAATCCATACAATGATTCCGTGACACTTGCAACGCTTACAAAAGCTGCGAATGTTCTGGGGAAAAAATTAGTATTACAACTACAATAA
- a CDS encoding type IIL restriction-modification enzyme MmeI: MNQRQQAKAAKKFIENWIGHGYEKGETQKFWIDLLTTVFGVENIAQFIFFEEQVKDTIQNKTVATSKNGGF, translated from the coding sequence ATGAATCAGAGGCAACAGGCAAAAGCTGCCAAAAAATTTATAGAAAACTGGATAGGGCACGGATACGAAAAGGGTGAAACTCAGAAATTCTGGATAGATTTGCTTACAACCGTGTTCGGCGTAGAAAATATCGCTCAATTCATATTTTTTGAAGAGCAAGTAAAAGATACAATTCAAAACAAAACGGTCGCAACCTCTAAAAACGGAGGTTTTTAG
- a CDS encoding glucose-1-phosphate adenylyltransferase — protein sequence MPKVLSIILGGGKGTRLYPLTQSRSKPAVPFGGKHRIVDIPISNCINSGLRQIYVLTQFNSASLHLHIARAYRFDSFSNGFVEILAAEQTFEHSGWYEGTADAVRKNFTHFKTQSPKYYIILSGDQLYRMNLKEFLAQHEASGADITIACTAVNRRDASGFGIMQIDKQSNITAFMEKPGPDKNIDEWKIPAQSGISVASPDKEYLASMGIYIFNANAMEECLNNSMTDFGKEIIPASIKSHKVSAFVHNGYWEDIGTIRSFYEANLDLTEITPQFNFYDAEAPIYTHYRNLPASKINGAQLDRVTCSEGCVITYATITRSVIGIRTIIEAGSVLEGVVCMGADYYESDSSKAGDERDDIPCVGIGKNCHIKKAIIDKNARIGHNVSIGMGEIPPDGDYGYYHIVDRIYVITKNAIIPDNTVI from the coding sequence ATGCCGAAAGTATTATCGATTATCTTGGGAGGCGGAAAAGGTACTCGTTTGTACCCGCTCACCCAATCCCGTTCAAAACCTGCCGTACCGTTCGGAGGAAAGCACCGTATTGTCGATATACCTATTTCCAACTGTATTAACTCAGGTCTTAGGCAAATTTATGTATTGACTCAATTTAACTCTGCATCCCTGCACCTGCATATTGCACGCGCATACCGTTTTGACAGCTTTTCAAACGGATTTGTTGAAATTCTGGCTGCGGAGCAAACCTTTGAGCATTCAGGATGGTATGAGGGAACTGCCGATGCCGTAAGAAAGAATTTTACCCATTTTAAGACTCAAAGTCCGAAATACTACATTATCCTCTCAGGCGATCAATTATACCGTATGAATTTAAAGGAGTTTCTAGCTCAACATGAGGCTTCCGGTGCTGATATTACCATTGCCTGTACGGCGGTAAACCGGCGAGATGCTTCGGGATTCGGTATTATGCAGATTGATAAGCAATCGAATATCACCGCTTTTATGGAAAAACCCGGACCCGACAAAAATATCGACGAATGGAAGATTCCTGCGCAGTCGGGTATTTCGGTTGCAAGTCCCGATAAAGAATACCTTGCTTCTATGGGTATTTACATTTTTAATGCAAATGCGATGGAAGAATGCCTAAACAACAGCATGACCGACTTCGGTAAAGAGATTATTCCCGCTTCGATTAAAAGCCATAAGGTTTCGGCATTTGTACACAACGGCTATTGGGAAGATATCGGTACCATCCGCAGTTTTTACGAAGCAAACCTTGATTTAACGGAAATTACGCCGCAGTTTAACTTTTATGATGCTGAAGCGCCTATTTATACTCACTACAGAAATCTGCCGGCATCAAAAATCAACGGGGCGCAGCTGGATCGCGTTACCTGCAGCGAAGGCTGTGTTATTACTTATGCAACCATTACCCGATCCGTCATCGGTATCAGAACCATTATCGAAGCGGGCAGCGTGCTGGAAGGGGTTGTCTGTATGGGGGCTGACTACTACGAATCGGATAGCAGCAAAGCGGGAGATGAAAGAGATGATATTCCATGCGTCGGTATCGGAAAAAACTGCCATATCAAAAAAGCGATTATCGACAAAAACGCGCGTATAGGGCATAACGTATCAATCGGCATGGGCGAAATACCGCCCGACGGCGACTACGGTTATTATCACATTGTCGATCGGATTTACGTTATCACCAAGAACGCAATTATTCCCGATAACACCGTCATTTAA
- a CDS encoding type IIL restriction-modification enzyme MmeI: MPRAGNCVLYEFGILMSNVHNAWMRVVAGRLETRYQYSNTVVYNNFPWCDPTVEQKAKIEQSAQSILDARKKFSDSSLAGLYDESFMPADLRKAHRENDTAVMQAYGFNIKMTESECVAELFKLYETLSKGE; this comes from the coding sequence ATGCCCCGTGCCGGAAATTGTGTGCTGTATGAATTCGGAATTCTGATGAGCAATGTTCATAATGCATGGATGCGAGTTGTTGCGGGAAGATTGGAAACACGATATCAATACTCAAACACCGTCGTCTACAACAATTTTCCATGGTGCGATCCGACTGTCGAGCAGAAAGCAAAAATTGAACAGAGTGCACAATCTATTTTGGACGCACGGAAAAAGTTCTCCGATTCCTCACTTGCCGGCCTGTATGACGAAAGTTTTATGCCCGCCGATCTTCGCAAAGCCCATCGAGAAAATGATACAGCGGTCATGCAGGCATACGGCTTTAATATCAAGATGACGGAGAGTGAGTGCGTGGCAGAGCTGTTCAAATTATATGAAACATTATCGAAAGGAGAGTAA